The Amycolatopsis methanolica 239 nucleotide sequence GGGTGAACGGGATGTGCCCGCTCGGGGCCTGCTGGCCCTGGCCGATGATCTCCTCGACCTGCTGCCGCACGCCTTCCAGCGCGATACCCAACGATTCGAGCGCCTTGGCGGCGACACCCTCACCCTCGTGGATCAGGCCCAGGAGGATGTGCTCGGTGCCGATGTAGTTGTGGTTGAGCATCCGGGCCTCTTCCTGGGCCAGGACGACCACCCGCCTCGCGCGGTCGGTGAACCTCTCGAACATTCCCACTCCCTCGACTGCTGCGCCGGCGGTGAGCACCCATCACTTCGCGATGGATTCAGCACCGTGAGTCCACTGTAGTAGCCATGCGGTCCCACCGGACTACCACTGGGGCGGATTAGGTCACAGCTGATGTAGACGCCGGAAACCTCCGGCGATGAGTCTGCGCTGGTAGCTGACGTACATCTGCAACGCGGGACTTCTCCCGGCGATTCCGCAAGCCCCGGTTTGTCCGCTCACCGCGAACACCCCCGTGACGAGGACGGGACTGGCGCTCCCGCGCGGAACGAGTAAGGTAAGGCCAACCTAACCACCCGGATGGAGCAGGGAGGTCCGCCATCGAAACCGCGCTGGGCGCTCTCGGAACGTCCGTCACGAGGGTGGCCGCCCTGCAGGACCGCATGGAAGTGCGCGCCGACCTGCCCGCGACGGGCGGCTGGCAGCGCTGCGGCGACCTGCTGGCCGACCCCGCGCGGTTCGACGTGTGGCGCAAGCTCCTCGGCGAGTGGCTGCGCGACGGCTTCGGCGAGGCGCCCGACCGGACGACGGCCGGGTTCGTCATGTCGTGGTACCTGCACGTGCCGGCGTTCACCGGTGCGTTGCTGCTCCATCACGAACGGCGAGTACCCATGCTGCGGCCGGGTGAACTCGCCTTCCGCCTGTGCGCGGACCGTCCGCACCCCGAAGGTGTGGCGGTGCTGGGGGACGAGTTCTACTGCCTGCCCGGGGACCCCGACGCGGACCGCCCCGAGGCGACGGTGGTCGCGGACGAGCGAGCGCTGGCCGCGGTGCTGCGCGCCCGGTACACCGCGCACGCGGCGCAGTTCGTGCAGGCGTATGCGCCGCTGAGCCGGCTCGGCCGCCGGATGCTCTGGGCGGCGGCGACGGACGCGCTGGACAGCACGCTCTGGTGGGCTGGGATGTACGCCGGCGACGAGGAGGCGGGCGTCGCGGACGCGCAGCTCGTGCTGGACGAGCACTACCCGCCGCTGACGGCGTCAACCCGGCTACGGCAAACCGAGGACGGGTGGGCCCGGCGGCGGGAGAGCTGCTGCTTCTCGTACCTGCTGCCGGAGCAGCCACTGTGCGAGGGCTGCCCGCGCACCTGCCGCCGGTGACTTTCACCACACCGGCTCCACGTGGCTGATCCCGGTCGGTTCACCGAGGAGATCAACCACACCGCGGGAAGCCCTCGCCCGCCACGGCACACCGCGGGTGACGCCCTAAGCTCCGGGGCCAGCAGCCGGGAGCCGGGGCAGCGTTCAGCCATCCCCAGGTGAGCCACCTCGGCCCCGGCACCCCCGGGCCTCCGCCCGCTAGGCGCGCCACCCCGGATCGCGGCCGGTCAGTGCCAGCAGCCGGTCCAGCACCGGCGCCTCGTCCGCGCACGGCACCGCAGGCCCGAACACCTTCATCTCCCGCGCCTGCTCGACCGTCGCCTGCGTCGAGGTGAACACCGCCTCCGCCACCTCGGGGTCGACGGTCAGCGGCCGGCCGGTCGCACGGGCCAGGTCCCAGCCGTGCACCACCCATTCGGTCAGCACCATTCCGGCGATCATCTCGGCAGGCATCTCCGCATCGCCGAACTTCGTGGTGCCGACGAGCGTCCCCGGCCGCCCACAGGTATCCACAATTCCATCCACAAGCGTGCACAGCTCACCCAGCCAGTCACCCTGCGTGAGATCGACGTCCTGCTCACCGCCGGTCGCCGCGGGCGCCGGTTCGCGGCGGAGCGCCGCCGCCAACCACGGGGCCCAATAGAGAAGGTGGTTGAGCAGGGCGCGCACGTCGTATTCGGTGCACGGGGTCCGGTTGTCCAGTTGGGCTGGTTCGATGGCGCGGAGCAGCCCGGTGAACTCGCGGGCGGCCCGCTCCAGCATCGGTCGAAGGTCGGTCATGCCTCCATTCAGCCGCATCGCGGCACCGCCGTCTTGAACAAAAGCGACAGCCGCTCACGAATGAGCCGGCCGGACAGAACCGTGTTCAACCTGCCGGGCAATGAAAAAAGCCGCCGGGAATCCCCGGCGGCTCTTCCACGCCCCTCTTTACCCGAACTGCGCTCAGTTCTTCTTGTGGTAGGCCTCCACGACCTCGGACGGGATACGCCCGCGGTCGGAAACCTGGTAGCCGTTCTTGCGCGCCCAGGCCCGAATGGCCTGGTTCTGCTCGCGGTCCACCGACGCGGAACGACCCGCGACCTTGCCGGCGGGCTGACGGCCCGCGGTGCCCCGCTTGCGGCCACCGGCACGCCGCGCGTGCTCGACGTACTGGGCCAGCGCGTCACGGAGCTCCTCGGCATTTTCCGCCGACAGGTCGATCTGGTACGAGATGCCGTCAAGTCCGAACTCGACGGTCTCGTCCGCCTCCGAGCCGTCGATGTCGTCGATGAGCGACACCAGCACCTTCTGTGCCATGTGTTTCCTCCTGTTTTCGGCCAGCCACGAATGATCGGGCAGGGGCAGGCGCCCTGACCAGAAGCCATTGACTAGGACATTAATACCCGGAATCAGGGCAGCACGCAAATCACGTTACCGATACCGTGACTAGTTCGTGCCTGCTATTCGGGGCGCACCAGCGGGAAGAGGATGGTCTCGCGGATGCCGAGGCCTGTGAGGGCCATCAGGAGACGATCGATGCCCATTCCCACGCCACCACTCGGTGGCATTCCGTACTCGAGCGCGCGCAGGAAATCCTCGTCGAGGCGCATCGCTTCGCTATCCCCGGCCGCGGCCTGGCGGGCCTGGTCCAGCAATCTTTCCCGCTCGATCACCGGGTCGACCAGCTCGGAGTATCCGGTGGCCAACTCGAATCCGCGGACGTAGAGGTCCCACTTCTCGGCCACGCCGGGCTTGGTCCGGTGCTGCCGGGTCAGCGGCGAGGTCTCGATCGGAAAATCCCGTACGAAAGTCGGCTCGTGCAGGTGATCACCGACGAGGTGCTCCCACAGTTCCTCGACCAGCTTGCCGTGGCCGAGTTTCGGATCGACCTCCATGCCGCGCGCGGAGGCGAACCCGCGCAGCTTCTCCACCGACGTTTCCGGCGTCACTTCCTCGCCCAGCGCGTGGGACAACGAGTCGTACATGCTCAGCGACGTCCATTCGCCGGAGAGGTCGTACAGCGAGCCGTCGGCGAGCGTGACCTCGAGGCCGCCGAAAACGGCCTGCGCCGCTTCCTGGATCAGCTCCCGGGTCATCACCGCGTTCGTGTCGTAGGTGGCGTAGGCCTCGTAGTACTCCAGCATCGCGAATTCCGGCGAATGCGAGGAGTCGCTGCCCTCGTTGCGGAAGTTGCGGTTGATCTCGAAGACCTTCTCGATCCCGCCGACCACACACCGCTTGAGGAACAGCTCCGGCGCGATCCGCAGGTACAGATCGATGTCGAACGCGTTCGAATGGGTGACGAACGGCCGGGCCGAGGCGCCGCCGTGCAGGGTCTGCAGCATCGGCGTTTCCACCTCGGTGAAACCCCGGCGGTGGAACGAATCCCGCAGCGAACGGACCACCGACGCGCGAGTGCGCACCACGTCGCGGGCCTGCGGGCGCAGGATCAGGTCGACGTAGCGCTGGCGGACGCGGGTCTCCTCGGCCAGCTCCTTGTGCGCGACCGGCAGCGGGCGCAGCGCCTTCGCGGCCATCCGCCACTCGTCGGCCATGATGGACAGCTCACCGCGCTTGGACGTGATGACCTCGCCGTGCACGTAGACGTGGTCGCCGAGGTCGACGTCCGCCTTCCAGGCGGCCAGCGCTTCCTCGCCGACGTTCGCGAGGCTGATCATCGCCTGCAGTTCGGTGCCGTCGCCTTCGCGCAGCGTCGCGAAGCACAGCTTGCCGCCGATGCGGGAGAACATGACGCGACCGGTCACGCCGACGACCTCGCCGGTGGCCGTGTCGGCGGGCAGGTCCGGGTGCGCCGCGCGCACCTGGGCGAGCGTGTGGGTACGCGGCACTTCGACCGGGTACGGCTCCACGCCCTCCGCGAGCAGCCGATCGCGCTTGGCCCGACGGACCCGCATTTGTTCGGGCAGGTCGTCAGCGGGCACCGGGCGATCCGGGGAGGGGGAATCCGTCATGCCGATAGGGTACGAACCCCCGGGACTACTAGGCCAACCGGATTACCCGTATCGACCAGCACAAGCGCACCGATAGCATCGCGCGAGTGAGCGAAGCCACTTCATCCGCCGATCGTGAGCTGTGGAACCGGCGGTCCCGCTCATTCGGGGGGCACGCGGACGCCTACGACGAGCACCGTCCCGATTACCCGCTCGACGGTCTCCGCTGGGCGTTGCCGCCCGGTGCCGCGGAAGTGGTGGACCTGGCCGCCGGCACCGGCAAGCTCACCGCCGGCCTGCGTGCGCTCGGGCTGCGCGTCACGGCGGTCGAGCCCGATCCGGGCATGCGCGCCGCGTTCACGCGGCGCCACCCCGGCATCGAAGTCCTGGACGGCACGGCGGAACGGATCCCGTTGCCCGACGCCAGTACCGACGGCGTGCTCGCCGGCCAAGCGTTCCACTGGTTCGACCCGGACGCCGCGCTCACCGAAATCGCACGGGTGCTGCGCCCTGGCGGCGTGGTCGCGGGGCTGTGGAACGGCAACGACGATTCCGTCCCGTGGGTCGCCGAATTCGCCCGCGTGTCCGGTTTCGTGCAGCGCGGCCGGTCGGTCGCGACTCTGCCCGAACACACCGCGTTCAGCGCGTTCGAGGAGAAGACGTTCCGGCACTCGCACCGCCGCACGCCCGAAAGCCTGGTCGAAACGATCTCCACGCATTCCCATCTGCTCGTCGCGGACGATGCCGAGCGCGCGGAGACGCGGCGGCGGACGCTGGAATTCCTCCGCGCCAACCCGGCCACCGCGAACGGCGAATTCGACCTTCCGCTGCTGACGACGGTGCTGCGCGCCGTCCGCCGCTAACGCGTCTGGCGTTCGAAGGCCAGGCGCAGGCCCAGCAGCGTCAGATCCGGCACGTGCTCGGTGATCGTCTCCGACTCGCCGATCACCAGCGGCGCCAGCCCGCCGGTCGCGAGCACGGTGACCGGCTCGTGCGTGCGCGCGGTCAGCTCACGCACTATCCGCCGCACCAGGCCGTCGACCTGGCCCGCGAACCCGAACACGATGCCGGACTGCAGGCACTCCACGGTGTTCTTGCCGATCACCGACCGCGGCCGGACCAGTTCGACCTTGCGCAGCGCCGCCGCGCGCGAGGCCAGCGCGTCGACCGAGATCTCGATGCCGGGCGCGAACGCGCCGCCGAGGAACTCGCCCTTCGCGGAGATCACGTCCACGTTGGTCGAGGTCCCGAAGTCCACCACGACGCACGCCGTGCGGTACAGGTGGTGCGCGGCGAGCGTGTTGACCAGCCGGTCCGCGCCCACCTCCCGCGGGCTGTCGACCAGCAGCGGCACGCCGGTGCGCACCCCGGGCTCGACGACGACCTTCGGCACCCGCGCGTAGTAGCGGCCGAGCATCACCCGCATCTCGCGCAGCACGGCGGGCACGGTGGACAACGCGCTGATCCCGGTGATCGCGTCGGCGTGCTCGCCGAGCAGGCCGCGCATGGTCAGCGCCAGCTCGTCGGCGGTCATCTGCGCGTCGGTCCGCATCCGCCAGTCGCCGACGAGCTTGGCCGCGTCCCCACGGCCCTCGTACAGGCCGAGCACGATGTTCGTGTTGCCGACGTCGATCGCCAGGAGCAAGGGAGTTCAGCTCTCGGCGTGCAGCAGCGCGTCGAGCCGTGCGGCGTCGACGGTTTCGGCGACCGGGAACGGGTTCTCCCGGTCCGGCGACGCGATGGGGATGCTGCCGCTCACCAGGCCGGAGCCGTCGGGCGCGTGCCCGGGGTCGCTGCCCTCGTGCTTGATCCGGTTCTCGTCGTCGACGAACACGATCCGCGGCTGGTAGGTGGCCGCCTCGGCGTTGTCCATCTGCCCGTAGGAGATCAGGATGACCAGGTCGCCCGGGTGCACGAGGTGCGCGGCGGCGCCGTTGATGCCGATGACGCCGCTGTCCCGCTCGCCCGGGATCACGTAGGTCTCCAGCCGCGCGCCGTTCGTGACGTCCACAATGGCCACCAGCTCGCCCGGCAGCAGATCGGCCGCCTCCATCAGCGTCTCGTCGATCGTGACCGACCCGACGTAGTGCAGGTTGGCCTGGGTGACCGTCGCGCGATGGATCTTCGACTTCAGCATCGTGCGGTACATGGTTATCCCTCTTCCTCCGACGCGCCCAGCACCACCGGGACGTTGTCGATCAGCCGGGTCCGCCCGACCCGGGCGGCGATCAGCAACCGTGCTTCCCCATCGACGGGTGCGGGACCGAGATCGGTTCCCCGCAATTCGAGGTAATCCACGTCGACCTCCGGGCGGGCGGCCAGCGTCGCGCGCGCCGCCGCGAGGACCGCGTCCCCGCCCTTCGGTCCGGAATGCCCGCCTGCCGCGAGCGCCGCGGACAGCACCACGGCGGCTTCCCGCTGTTCGGGCGAGAGGTAGACGTTGCGCGAGGACAGGGCCAGGCCGTCGGACTCCCGGACCGTCGGCACCCCGATCACGCGGACGTCGAGGTTCAGGTCGCGCACCATCCGCTTGATCAGGACCAGCTGCTGGTAGTCCTTCTCGCCGAAGAACGCGAAGTCCGGCGTGACGATGTTGAACAGCTTCGCCACCACCGTCAGCACACCGCCGAAGTGGCCGGGGCGGTGGGCGCCCTCCAGTTCGTCGCCGAGCGGGCCCGGGTGCAGGGTCACCGCGTGACCGTCGGCGTAGAGGTCGCCGACCTTGGGCACGAACGCGATCTCCACACCGTCCTCGGCGAGGATCTCCAGGTCCCGCTCCAGCGGCCGCGGATAGGCGTCGAAGTCCTCGCCCTCGCCGAACTGGAGGGGGTTCACGAAGATCGACACGGCGACGACGGTGTTCGGCAGGCGCTTGGCGCGGCGGATCAGCTCGCGGTGACCGGCGTGCAGCGCGCCCATGGTCGGCACCAGCGCGACCTTGCGGCCCACCGAGTGCAGCGCCGCGGTGACCCGGTGCACGTCGCCGGGTGTCTGGTAGGTGTTCAGCTGCCCGCGGCTGAATTTCGGTGTGGTCACGGGTTTTCCGGCCTTTCCAGAAGTTCGGTGATCTCGGCGGCGGCGCCGGCGTCGAGCAGGCCGGCCGCTTCGGCTCGCTGCGCGGTGCGCCGGGCGAGCGAGGTGTAGGCGGGCACGATCGCGGGCTCGGTGGCTTCGAGCACGCCGAGGTGCTTGCGCAGGGTACCGGTGTCGCCGCGGGCGACCGGACCGGTCAGTGCTCGGTCGCCGTGCCGCAGCGCGTTGTCCAGCGCCGCCGACAGCAACGGGCCGAGCATGCGCTCGGCGTCGCCGATCCCCGCGCCGCGCAACAGGTCCGCGCAGTCGTCGACGAGCGTGATCAGGTGGTTGGCACCGTGCGCGAGCGCCGCGTGGTACAGCGCCCTGGCGGCTTCCGGCACCCGCACCGGTTCCGCGCCCATCTCGACGGTCAGCGCCTCACCGACGCTCCACGCGGCCTCGTCGTCGGCCGCGGCGGTGACACCGACGCTGCAGGCGGTCAGCCGGTCGAGGTCCTCGGAGCGGCCGGTGAAGGTCATGACCGGGTGCAGGGCCAGCGGCAGCGCACCGGCCGCGGCGGCGGGGGCCAGCACGTCGAGGCCGTGCGCGCCGGAGGTGTGGATGACGATCTGGCCGGGGCGCCAGGAACCGGTGGCGGCCAGACCGCGGACCAGGCCGGCGAGTTCGTCGTCGGGCACGGCCAGCAGCACCAGGTCCGCGGCCGCGGCGACCTCGTCGGGCGGTTTGAGCGGAACACCCGGGAGCATGCGCTCGGCGCGGGCCTGGGAAGCGGCGGAAATACCGGAGGCGGCGACCACCGTGTGCCCGGACCGGGTCAGCGCGGCGCCGACGACGCTGCCCACGCGGCCGGCGGAGATCACTCCGACACCGAGCCTGGCGGGACGACTCACGGCGTGCCCCTGTGGACGCTCATGGCAGCAGAACTCCTCAGCTCGTTCCAGTCCCGCTCCGTTCGCGGGTACCGGACGACGGGGCGAGAGTAGCTCGCGGAAACGCTCCGGGTCGGCGGCGGGTGACCAGCTTCACCCGACCCGGTTTACCCGGTACGAGTGCCTTCACCCGCCAGCCGGACCGCGTCGGCGCGGGCCGCGCGCAGCGCGGCCAGCAGTTCCCGCTTGCGCTTGTCGTGGTCCGGGGTCTCCTTGCGGCGGCGCAGGAACGCGAGTTCGGTCACGCTGGCCTGATAACGCGCCACGGCTTTCGCGGCCTCACGGCCGGACTGCTGCCTGGCCTGCCGCCGCCACTCGCGGCGGCCGGCGAGCGTGGACAGCAGCTCGACCTCCGACGGGGCGACCAGCCGCGCCTGGACCATCGCGGGCAGGGCGGCGGTGACGATGCGTTGTTCGCGGCGGCGCTGCAGGAGGACGAGCATCACGACCGCGATGAACATCGGGACCATGATCAGGAAGTAGACGTTGAGGAACGTCTGCGCCCCGCCGAGGACCGCCGCACCGTTCCACAGGGCGTGCAGCAGGACGGCGCCCAGGTAGGCGCCGAGCGGGGCGAGGATCTTGACGGCCCGGTTGTCGGCGCGGGCGGCGTAGCCGAGGCCGATGCCGGTGATCGCGGCGAACAGCGGGTGCGTGAACGGCGACAGCACACCGCGCAGCACGAACGCGGCGATCACGCCGGTGCTGGTGGCGTCGCCGAAGCCGTAGTCGGCGAAGGCGCGGCCGAAGTAGTAGATGTTCTCGGTGAACGCGAAGCCGGCCGCGGTGAACCCCGCGTAGACGATGCCGTCGATGACCCCGTCGAACTCGTCGGCCCGGCGCAGCAGGACGGCGAGCACGAACGAGGCCTTCGCGGCCTCCTCGACGAGCGGGGCGGACAGGAGCGCGCTGAGCTTGCTGCCGCTGCCCTCGCCGAGCAGCAGGTCGCCCACCGTTTCGGCGGTGTTGTTGATCAGCAGGGCGGTGATCGCGGCGAGGCACGCGCCCCAGAAGAAGGCGACCAGGAGGAACTTCGCCGGCTCCGGTTCCCAGCGGTCGACCCACAGGATGGTCGCCACGACGACCGCGACGGGAACGAGCGCCGCGGCGACGCCGATGGCCACCGCGAGGGGCCCGACCTGCACGGTGACCAGGCCGAGAACGGTCAGGCCGCACACGGCCAGGATGACGAGGCCGAGCACGGGCAGGAGCACGGTGAGCCTGCGAGGGGGTGCCGTCACAGCCCGGCACTCTACGGTGACTGACTGCGGGGGCGGTCGGGGTGGGCGGGGGTCTCGGGTGGCCGGGCAGCGCGGGGGCGCCATGGGCGACCACATGGACGACTGGGCTGCCAGTCGGCCGCGAAGGAACAAGGGCCCCGGCGGGCGGAACCGCCTGGTTCAGAGCCGCCGCCGCGGAACCACCGTGGTTCAATCCCCCCGCCGCCGCGGAATCGTGGTGGGTTGAGCTGGCAGCGCCGCGGTTCCCGGCAATCCGGGAAAGTGGTCAGTCCTCGGCGCGGCGGCGACGTCGGGGCGTTGCCGTTTTGCCGTTGGCTGCCAGTAGTTCGCTCACCGAGCGGCCGGCGGAGTGGGAACCCGTGTCCTCCTCCACCGCCGCGCGGCGGCCGCGTGGGGTTTCCGGCTCGGGCTTGGCCCGGCGGCCGGTGCTCGCCCACGTGGCGGCTTCGTCGTCGGGGCGGTGGCGGCGGCCCGTGGGCGTCTCGTCCGCCGCGCGATGGCCCGTCGCTTCAGCGCTGCGACGGCCCGTGGACGACTCATCGGTCGCCCGGTGGCCCGTCGCCTCGGCGCTGCGTCGGCCCGAGATCGCGGCGGCGGAGCGGTACCCGGTCGACTCCGCGGAGCGACGTCCGGCGACCGCGGCGCTCGCGCTCGATCGGCGCGCCGGGGCTTCCGCCTCCGCGGCCACCGAAAGCCGCGGCAGTGCCTCGGCCTCGGGAGCGCGCTCCGCGCCTCGACGGCCCGCCTCGGCCTCCGGCGTCCGCAGGCTCGCGGGCACATCGGCGTCCGAACGCAGCCCGGGCGGCGCCTCGTCGGCGTCCGGCACCCGCGGCGCCTCGTCGGGGCGGCGACGCCGGCCGGCGGGAGCCTCGTCGTCCTCCGCGCGACGCCGACGGCCACCCGGCCTGCCCTGCTGCGCCAGCCGCCGGACCTCGACCGGCAACGTCTCGTTGACCACCGGGTGGTCCTCGGGGACCACCGGCGACGGCTCCGGCTCCACGGGCCGCGTCACGCGGGTCGGGAACGCCGCCGACAGGTCGGTCGCCGAACGCTCGGCTCGCGGCGTCCAGTCCGGATCGACGGCCTTGGCGACCTGCGTCGGCTGCTCCACCCGCTGCGGTTCACGCTTGACCGGCGTCGTCGCGGCTGTCGGGCGCCCCCGGTCGGGGCGGCTCGGCGCGGGACGGCTCGGCTCGACGGGCCGGGTCTGCGGGCGTTCCGGCTTCTTCGCCGCCGGCTGCACGCGTGTGCGGTCGGGGTCGACGGGCTCGGCGTTGGCGACCCGGCGGACGGGGAGGTCCATCGACACCTCGGGCCGCCGCGGCTCCGGCGCGCTCGGGCGGCCGCCTGCGCGCACCGGCTCCTTCTCCCGCACCCGCTCGATGAACTCGGTCGGCCGGTCGGTGATCTCCCGCTTCTTCGCCGCGGTGATCTGCGGCGGCTGGCTCGTGCCGGACTCGACGACCCGCTGCTCCTCGTGCAGCGCCCGCATCCGGGTCGCCTGCGCGGTCAGCGCGACGCGCTCCAGCAGCACCTCGCCACCGAACAGGCTCTGCAGGTTGTCCCGCAGGGAAGCGATTTCCGTGCGCAGCGCGTCCAGTTCGCTGCGGGACTCGGACTCGACCCGTTGCCGCGTCTCGGCTTCGACCTCCAGCTCGAACTCGCGCCGCGCGGCGATCTCGCGTTCGAGCTCCAGCTCGTAGACCTCCTGCGCCTGTGCGACGGCCTCATCGGTGTTCGTCGCCTGGCGGCGGTAGCGCACGGCGAGGAACGCGCCGATCAGGGCCGCCCACAACGCGGCGACGATCCCCAGCCGCAGGTAGCGGATGTCGTCGGCGACCACCAGCGGAATCGTGGCGCCGACCGCGAGGACCAGGCCGATGAGAAACCACGGCCTGCCCACGACGCGGCCGCGCGTCTCGTCACCCTCGCCAGTCATGACCAACACCGTACCCGCTAGTTATGCGTCCGAGACCTAGTTGGTACTTCGAGCGGTCGGTTCTCAGCGTTAACCGGTCGGGTGATGATCGGGATCACTTTCGTCGTCTTCCGGCGTGCGGCAGCAGTGCTCGAGCCAGAGCGCCGCGGCAATCAACACGGCCGCGCACACCGCTCCGATCGCGACACTGCGGAGGTCGCTCGACGCCGCGGCCAGCTCCGACGCGCGCGGGATCAACGCGCCGGCGATCCCGGCCCACGCGCCGAGCATGATCGCGCCGAGCAGCGACGAGGCCTTCGCGAGCGCGACCGTGCGCGCCGCCGAGACCGAGTTGACGAGCCGGCCGGACCGGACCCGCGACCGCATCACGAAGGCCAGTGCGACTTCGATCACCGCGAGCACGAACAGCGTGACGCCGACCGGCCGCGGCAGGCGGGGCAGGTCCCCGTAGGCGAACCTGAACAGCAGGTACGCGGCCACGAGCCCGACCAGCCCGGCGATCACCAGCTCTCGGGGCCGGGTGAAGTGCATACCGCCACGGTACCCAGGTGATCGTGGCACAGTTGACTCTCCACCGGCTGGAGGGTTGAGCATGGGACGCGCGGACGGAACGTTCACGATCGGCGAGCTGAGCCGGCGCACCGGGTTGCCGGTCAAGACCATCCGGTTCTACTCCGACGAGGGGCTGCTCCCGCCCGCCGACCGCACCGGTTCCGGCTACCGGCTCTACGACGTGACGGCGATGGCCCGGCTCGAACTGATCAAGACGCTGCGCGAACTCGGCCTCGGGCTGACCGATGTGGCCGCGGTGCTCGCCCACGAGACGAGCGTCACCCGGCTCGCCCGGCGGCACATCGACGCGCTCGACGAGCAGATGCGCAGGCTGCGGCTGCGGCGTGCGGTTCTGCGTGCGGTCGTGAAACGCGAATCCGAGCTGGAGGAAGTGAAGCTGATGAACAGGCTGGCGGCGATGTCCGACGAAGAGCGGGCCCGCCTGCTCGACGAGTTCTGGCAGGAGGTGACCGACGGCCTGCCGGTCGACGCGGAGTTCTACGAGCGGCTGCGCTCGGCGAAACCGGAGCTGCCCGACGACCCATCGCCCGAACAGCTGGAGGCGTGGATCGAGTTCGCCGAGCTGATCCAGGACCCGGAGTTCCGCGCGGTGACGCGGCGGATGAGCGAACAGCACGCCGACGACCTGCGGGCGGGACAGGCGGCCGTGCCGGCGCAGGAAGACTGGATCGGCTGGAGCGAGCGGGCGCAGAAGGCGCTGG carries:
- a CDS encoding (2Fe-2S)-binding protein, translated to MAALQDRMEVRADLPATGGWQRCGDLLADPARFDVWRKLLGEWLRDGFGEAPDRTTAGFVMSWYLHVPAFTGALLLHHERRVPMLRPGELAFRLCADRPHPEGVAVLGDEFYCLPGDPDADRPEATVVADERALAAVLRARYTAHAAQFVQAYAPLSRLGRRMLWAAATDALDSTLWWAGMYAGDEEAGVADAQLVLDEHYPPLTASTRLRQTEDGWARRRESCCFSYLLPEQPLCEGCPRTCRR
- a CDS encoding TIGR03086 family metal-binding protein codes for the protein MTDLRPMLERAAREFTGLLRAIEPAQLDNRTPCTEYDVRALLNHLLYWAPWLAAALRREPAPAATGGEQDVDLTQGDWLGELCTLVDGIVDTCGRPGTLVGTTKFGDAEMPAEMIAGMVLTEWVVHGWDLARATGRPLTVDPEVAEAVFTSTQATVEQAREMKVFGPAVPCADEAPVLDRLLALTGRDPGWRA
- a CDS encoding histone-like nucleoid-structuring protein Lsr2: MAQKVLVSLIDDIDGSEADETVEFGLDGISYQIDLSAENAEELRDALAQYVEHARRAGGRKRGTAGRQPAGKVAGRSASVDREQNQAIRAWARKNGYQVSDRGRIPSEVVEAYHKKN
- the lysS gene encoding lysine--tRNA ligase; protein product: MTDSPSPDRPVPADDLPEQMRVRRAKRDRLLAEGVEPYPVEVPRTHTLAQVRAAHPDLPADTATGEVVGVTGRVMFSRIGGKLCFATLREGDGTELQAMISLANVGEEALAAWKADVDLGDHVYVHGEVITSKRGELSIMADEWRMAAKALRPLPVAHKELAEETRVRQRYVDLILRPQARDVVRTRASVVRSLRDSFHRRGFTEVETPMLQTLHGGASARPFVTHSNAFDIDLYLRIAPELFLKRCVVGGIEKVFEINRNFRNEGSDSSHSPEFAMLEYYEAYATYDTNAVMTRELIQEAAQAVFGGLEVTLADGSLYDLSGEWTSLSMYDSLSHALGEEVTPETSVEKLRGFASARGMEVDPKLGHGKLVEELWEHLVGDHLHEPTFVRDFPIETSPLTRQHRTKPGVAEKWDLYVRGFELATGYSELVDPVIERERLLDQARQAAAGDSEAMRLDEDFLRALEYGMPPSGGVGMGIDRLLMALTGLGIRETILFPLVRPE
- a CDS encoding class I SAM-dependent methyltransferase, yielding MSEATSSADRELWNRRSRSFGGHADAYDEHRPDYPLDGLRWALPPGAAEVVDLAAGTGKLTAGLRALGLRVTAVEPDPGMRAAFTRRHPGIEVLDGTAERIPLPDASTDGVLAGQAFHWFDPDAALTEIARVLRPGGVVAGLWNGNDDSVPWVAEFARVSGFVQRGRSVATLPEHTAFSAFEEKTFRHSHRRTPESLVETISTHSHLLVADDAERAETRRRTLEFLRANPATANGEFDLPLLTTVLRAVRR
- a CDS encoding type III pantothenate kinase → MLLAIDVGNTNIVLGLYEGRGDAAKLVGDWRMRTDAQMTADELALTMRGLLGEHADAITGISALSTVPAVLREMRVMLGRYYARVPKVVVEPGVRTGVPLLVDSPREVGADRLVNTLAAHHLYRTACVVVDFGTSTNVDVISAKGEFLGGAFAPGIEISVDALASRAAALRKVELVRPRSVIGKNTVECLQSGIVFGFAGQVDGLVRRIVRELTARTHEPVTVLATGGLAPLVIGESETITEHVPDLTLLGLRLAFERQTR
- the panD gene encoding aspartate 1-decarboxylase encodes the protein MYRTMLKSKIHRATVTQANLHYVGSVTIDETLMEAADLLPGELVAIVDVTNGARLETYVIPGERDSGVIGINGAAAHLVHPGDLVILISYGQMDNAEAATYQPRIVFVDDENRIKHEGSDPGHAPDGSGLVSGSIPIASPDRENPFPVAETVDAARLDALLHAES
- the panC gene encoding pantoate--beta-alanine ligase; the encoded protein is MTTPKFSRGQLNTYQTPGDVHRVTAALHSVGRKVALVPTMGALHAGHRELIRRAKRLPNTVVAVSIFVNPLQFGEGEDFDAYPRPLERDLEILAEDGVEIAFVPKVGDLYADGHAVTLHPGPLGDELEGAHRPGHFGGVLTVVAKLFNIVTPDFAFFGEKDYQQLVLIKRMVRDLNLDVRVIGVPTVRESDGLALSSRNVYLSPEQREAAVVLSAALAAGGHSGPKGGDAVLAAARATLAARPEVDVDYLELRGTDLGPAPVDGEARLLIAARVGRTRLIDNVPVVLGASEEEG
- a CDS encoding Rossmann-like and DUF2520 domain-containing protein, which translates into the protein MERAEEFCCHERPQGHAVSRPARLGVGVISAGRVGSVVGAALTRSGHTVVAASGISAASQARAERMLPGVPLKPPDEVAAAADLVLLAVPDDELAGLVRGLAATGSWRPGQIVIHTSGAHGLDVLAPAAAAGALPLALHPVMTFTGRSEDLDRLTACSVGVTAAADDEAAWSVGEALTVEMGAEPVRVPEAARALYHAALAHGANHLITLVDDCADLLRGAGIGDAERMLGPLLSAALDNALRHGDRALTGPVARGDTGTLRKHLGVLEATEPAIVPAYTSLARRTAQRAEAAGLLDAGAAAEITELLERPENP
- a CDS encoding PrsW family intramembrane metalloprotease — protein: MLLPVLGLVILAVCGLTVLGLVTVQVGPLAVAIGVAAALVPVAVVVATILWVDRWEPEPAKFLLVAFFWGACLAAITALLINNTAETVGDLLLGEGSGSKLSALLSAPLVEEAAKASFVLAVLLRRADEFDGVIDGIVYAGFTAAGFAFTENIYYFGRAFADYGFGDATSTGVIAAFVLRGVLSPFTHPLFAAITGIGLGYAARADNRAVKILAPLGAYLGAVLLHALWNGAAVLGGAQTFLNVYFLIMVPMFIAVVMLVLLQRRREQRIVTAALPAMVQARLVAPSEVELLSTLAGRREWRRQARQQSGREAAKAVARYQASVTELAFLRRRKETPDHDKRKRELLAALRAARADAVRLAGEGTRTG